From a region of the Salvelinus alpinus chromosome 2, SLU_Salpinus.1, whole genome shotgun sequence genome:
- the LOC139567705 gene encoding ADP-ribosylation factor-binding protein GGA3-like isoform X1 codes for MHRFNVQQFGNSQLHHQFQLEYKATNPSNRQEDWEYIIGFCDQINKELEGPQIAVRLLAHKIQSPQEWEAIQALMVLEACMKNCGKRFHNEVGKFRFLNELIKVVSPKYLGDRVSEVVKKRVVDMLFSWTLSLPDEAKISEAYQMLKKQGIVTVDPELPLDKTLMPSPPSRPKNPVFENEEKSKRLAELLKSKKPEDLQEANRLIKNMVKEDEVRLQRASKRSGTLEEVNNSVKLLNEMLSHFSRDQSTDGDKELIKELYGDCDKLRATVFKLATETEDNDSSLGDILQASDDLSRVINSYKRIVEGQTVNGEMEPLGLSTTTQCTKDSNQSEILIDLAGLDLQIPSPPEHPPLAQHPDFIPADLLYRSAPLQDLQACPAMEDPSPSKPSAALSLLDKELLSLGLNDPVPAKDDLNNLWKTFLQAPNPVLDLFGSALPATVFSAASTTENTEPVSKTAAPVSYPQSSVAASFPYPSAVAQAVSASLNHSLQDLAMLDLGSPKSMPGVINTGDLFGMGEAMGATASPRIGITASRSSPLPLGILPAAAAAAPTLSPKTQADDSPLLRSLSPILILPLGQASPAKFPEISLSNVHVPLEAIKPSKLCPVTAYDKDGVRVLLHFATDCPPGRPDVLVMVVSMLNTAPLPVRNIVLQAAVPKSMKVRLQPPSGTDLAPFNPIFPPAAITQVMLLANPLMETVRMRYKLTFTLGEQQCTETGEVDQFPPAEIWGAL; via the exons ATGCATCGTTTTAATGTTCAACAATTTGGCAATTCACAACTACATCACCAGTTCCAGCTAGAAT ACAAAGCCACCAACCCATCCAACAGGCAGGAAGACTGGGAGTACATTATAGGATTCTGTGACCAAATCAATAAGGAATTGGAAGG CCCACAGATTGCTGTGAGATTGTTAGCCCATAAAATCCAGTCCCCACAAGAATGGGAGGCGATACAGGCTTTGATG GTTTTAGAGGCTTGCATGAAGAACTGCGGGAAAAGGTTCCACAATGAAGTTGGGAAATTTAGGTTTCTAAATGAACTCATCAAAGTGGTGTCACCTAAA TATCTAGGTGACAGAGTGTCGGAGGTGGTGAAGAAGAGAGTGGTAGATATGCTCTTCAGCTGGACACTCTCTTTACCCGATGAGGCTAAGATCAGTGAAGCTTATCAAATGCTGAAGAAACAAG GTATTGTCACAGTTGACCCTGAGCTTCCTCTGGATAAGACACTGATGCCGTCGCCCCCCTCCCGGCCCAAGAACCCTGTGTTTGAGAACGAGGAGAAGAGCAAG cgacTGGCTGAGCTTCTGAAGAGCAAAAAGCCTGAGGATCTACAGGAGGCCAACCGCCTCATCAAAAACATGGTCAAAGAG GATGAGGTGAGGCTGCAGAGAGCGTCGAAGCGCAGCGGCACCCTGGAGGAGGTCAacaacagtgttaaactgctcaACGAGATGCTCAGCCACTTCAGCAGGGACCAATCAACAGACGGAGACAAGGAGCTTATCAAA GAGCTTTACGGTGACTGTGACAAGTTGAGGGCGACTGTGTTCAAGCTGGCCACAGAGACGGAGGACAATGACAGCAGCTTAG GTGACATATTGCAGGCCAGCGATGACCTGTCCCGCGTCATCAACTCCTATAAGAGGATTGTGGAAGGACAGACTGTCAATGGAGAGATGGAGCCACTTGGACTGTCAACTACTACACAAT GTACCAAAGACAGCaaccagtctgagatcctgataGACCTGGCTGGTCTGGACCTCCAGATCCCCTCCCCACCAGAGCATCCTCCTTTAGCCCAGCACCCAGACTTCATCCCAGCCGACCTGCTGTACAGGTCTGCCCCCCTCCAGGATCTTCAGGCCTGCCCTGCCATGGAGGACCCCAGCCCCAGCAAACCCTCTGCTGCACTGTCTCTACTGGACAAGGAGCTCCTCTCTCTAG gACTAAATGACCCAGTTCCTGCAAAAGATGACTTGAATAATCTGTGGAAAACATTTTTGCAG GCTCCCAACCCAGTTTTGGACCTGTTTGGCAGCGCCCTCCCAGCTACTGTATTCTCTGCAGCTTCTACGACAGAGAATACAGAGCCTGTTTCTAAGACAGCCGCCCCTGTCAGTTACCCTCAATCCTCAGTGGCGGCCTCCTTCCCCTACCCCAGTGCGGTTGCCCAGGCAGTCTCTGCCTCCCTGAACCACAGTCTGCAGGACCTGGCCATGTTGGATTTGGGTAGCCCCAAGAG CATGCCTGGTGTGATCAACACTGGCGACCTGTTTGGGATGGGTGAGGCTATGGGTGCCACTGCCTCCCCGAGAATTGGGATCACTGCCTCCAGATCCAGCCCTCTCCCTCTGGGCATCCTaccggctgctgctgctgcagcccCTACCTTGTCCCCTAAGACCCAGGCTGATGACAGCCCCCTTCTCCGCTCCCTGTCCCCCATTCTGATTCTCCCGCTGGGGCAGGCCAGCCCAGCCAAGTTCCCTGAGATCTCCCTAAGTAATGTCCACGTCCCCCTAGAAGCCATCAAGCCAA GCAAGCTGTGTCCTGTGACGGCCTATGATAAAGACGGGGTCCGCGTTCTCCTGCACTTTGCCACCGACTGTCCGCCGGGCCGGCCGGACGTGCTGGTGATGGTGGTGTCCATGTTGAACACGGCACCTCTTCCTGTCAGGAACATAGTCCTACAGGCTGCTGTACCCAAG TCGATGAAGGTGAGACTACAACCGCCCTCGGGAACTGACCTGGCGCCCTTTAACCCCATCTTTCCCCCCGCCGCCATCACTCAAGTCATGCTGCTGGCCAACCCACTGATG GAGACGGTCCGGATGAGATACAAGCTGACGTTCACACTGGGAGAGCAGCAGTGCACAGAGACTGGGGAGGTGGACCAGTTCCCCCCAGCCGAGATATGGGGGGCTCTATAG
- the LOC139567705 gene encoding ADP-ribosylation factor-binding protein GGA3-like isoform X2 translates to MADAEGESLESWLNKATNPSNRQEDWEYIIGFCDQINKELEGPQIAVRLLAHKIQSPQEWEAIQALMVLEACMKNCGKRFHNEVGKFRFLNELIKVVSPKYLGDRVSEVVKKRVVDMLFSWTLSLPDEAKISEAYQMLKKQGIVTVDPELPLDKTLMPSPPSRPKNPVFENEEKSKRLAELLKSKKPEDLQEANRLIKNMVKEDEVRLQRASKRSGTLEEVNNSVKLLNEMLSHFSRDQSTDGDKELIKELYGDCDKLRATVFKLATETEDNDSSLGDILQASDDLSRVINSYKRIVEGQTVNGEMEPLGLSTTTQCTKDSNQSEILIDLAGLDLQIPSPPEHPPLAQHPDFIPADLLYRSAPLQDLQACPAMEDPSPSKPSAALSLLDKELLSLGLNDPVPAKDDLNNLWKTFLQAPNPVLDLFGSALPATVFSAASTTENTEPVSKTAAPVSYPQSSVAASFPYPSAVAQAVSASLNHSLQDLAMLDLGSPKSMPGVINTGDLFGMGEAMGATASPRIGITASRSSPLPLGILPAAAAAAPTLSPKTQADDSPLLRSLSPILILPLGQASPAKFPEISLSNVHVPLEAIKPSKLCPVTAYDKDGVRVLLHFATDCPPGRPDVLVMVVSMLNTAPLPVRNIVLQAAVPKSMKVRLQPPSGTDLAPFNPIFPPAAITQVMLLANPLMETVRMRYKLTFTLGEQQCTETGEVDQFPPAEIWGAL, encoded by the exons ATGGCGGATGCGGAAGGGGAGTCGCTGGAGTCGTGGCTCA ACAAAGCCACCAACCCATCCAACAGGCAGGAAGACTGGGAGTACATTATAGGATTCTGTGACCAAATCAATAAGGAATTGGAAGG CCCACAGATTGCTGTGAGATTGTTAGCCCATAAAATCCAGTCCCCACAAGAATGGGAGGCGATACAGGCTTTGATG GTTTTAGAGGCTTGCATGAAGAACTGCGGGAAAAGGTTCCACAATGAAGTTGGGAAATTTAGGTTTCTAAATGAACTCATCAAAGTGGTGTCACCTAAA TATCTAGGTGACAGAGTGTCGGAGGTGGTGAAGAAGAGAGTGGTAGATATGCTCTTCAGCTGGACACTCTCTTTACCCGATGAGGCTAAGATCAGTGAAGCTTATCAAATGCTGAAGAAACAAG GTATTGTCACAGTTGACCCTGAGCTTCCTCTGGATAAGACACTGATGCCGTCGCCCCCCTCCCGGCCCAAGAACCCTGTGTTTGAGAACGAGGAGAAGAGCAAG cgacTGGCTGAGCTTCTGAAGAGCAAAAAGCCTGAGGATCTACAGGAGGCCAACCGCCTCATCAAAAACATGGTCAAAGAG GATGAGGTGAGGCTGCAGAGAGCGTCGAAGCGCAGCGGCACCCTGGAGGAGGTCAacaacagtgttaaactgctcaACGAGATGCTCAGCCACTTCAGCAGGGACCAATCAACAGACGGAGACAAGGAGCTTATCAAA GAGCTTTACGGTGACTGTGACAAGTTGAGGGCGACTGTGTTCAAGCTGGCCACAGAGACGGAGGACAATGACAGCAGCTTAG GTGACATATTGCAGGCCAGCGATGACCTGTCCCGCGTCATCAACTCCTATAAGAGGATTGTGGAAGGACAGACTGTCAATGGAGAGATGGAGCCACTTGGACTGTCAACTACTACACAAT GTACCAAAGACAGCaaccagtctgagatcctgataGACCTGGCTGGTCTGGACCTCCAGATCCCCTCCCCACCAGAGCATCCTCCTTTAGCCCAGCACCCAGACTTCATCCCAGCCGACCTGCTGTACAGGTCTGCCCCCCTCCAGGATCTTCAGGCCTGCCCTGCCATGGAGGACCCCAGCCCCAGCAAACCCTCTGCTGCACTGTCTCTACTGGACAAGGAGCTCCTCTCTCTAG gACTAAATGACCCAGTTCCTGCAAAAGATGACTTGAATAATCTGTGGAAAACATTTTTGCAG GCTCCCAACCCAGTTTTGGACCTGTTTGGCAGCGCCCTCCCAGCTACTGTATTCTCTGCAGCTTCTACGACAGAGAATACAGAGCCTGTTTCTAAGACAGCCGCCCCTGTCAGTTACCCTCAATCCTCAGTGGCGGCCTCCTTCCCCTACCCCAGTGCGGTTGCCCAGGCAGTCTCTGCCTCCCTGAACCACAGTCTGCAGGACCTGGCCATGTTGGATTTGGGTAGCCCCAAGAG CATGCCTGGTGTGATCAACACTGGCGACCTGTTTGGGATGGGTGAGGCTATGGGTGCCACTGCCTCCCCGAGAATTGGGATCACTGCCTCCAGATCCAGCCCTCTCCCTCTGGGCATCCTaccggctgctgctgctgcagcccCTACCTTGTCCCCTAAGACCCAGGCTGATGACAGCCCCCTTCTCCGCTCCCTGTCCCCCATTCTGATTCTCCCGCTGGGGCAGGCCAGCCCAGCCAAGTTCCCTGAGATCTCCCTAAGTAATGTCCACGTCCCCCTAGAAGCCATCAAGCCAA GCAAGCTGTGTCCTGTGACGGCCTATGATAAAGACGGGGTCCGCGTTCTCCTGCACTTTGCCACCGACTGTCCGCCGGGCCGGCCGGACGTGCTGGTGATGGTGGTGTCCATGTTGAACACGGCACCTCTTCCTGTCAGGAACATAGTCCTACAGGCTGCTGTACCCAAG TCGATGAAGGTGAGACTACAACCGCCCTCGGGAACTGACCTGGCGCCCTTTAACCCCATCTTTCCCCCCGCCGCCATCACTCAAGTCATGCTGCTGGCCAACCCACTGATG GAGACGGTCCGGATGAGATACAAGCTGACGTTCACACTGGGAGAGCAGCAGTGCACAGAGACTGGGGAGGTGGACCAGTTCCCCCCAGCCGAGATATGGGGGGCTCTATAG
- the LOC139567705 gene encoding ADP-ribosylation factor-binding protein GGA3-like isoform X3: MLFLCSSSNVTAGPLDHISEAELISAVLSPQIAVRLLAHKIQSPQEWEAIQALMVLEACMKNCGKRFHNEVGKFRFLNELIKVVSPKYLGDRVSEVVKKRVVDMLFSWTLSLPDEAKISEAYQMLKKQGIVTVDPELPLDKTLMPSPPSRPKNPVFENEEKSKRLAELLKSKKPEDLQEANRLIKNMVKEDEVRLQRASKRSGTLEEVNNSVKLLNEMLSHFSRDQSTDGDKELIKELYGDCDKLRATVFKLATETEDNDSSLGDILQASDDLSRVINSYKRIVEGQTVNGEMEPLGLSTTTQCTKDSNQSEILIDLAGLDLQIPSPPEHPPLAQHPDFIPADLLYRSAPLQDLQACPAMEDPSPSKPSAALSLLDKELLSLGLNDPVPAKDDLNNLWKTFLQAPNPVLDLFGSALPATVFSAASTTENTEPVSKTAAPVSYPQSSVAASFPYPSAVAQAVSASLNHSLQDLAMLDLGSPKSMPGVINTGDLFGMGEAMGATASPRIGITASRSSPLPLGILPAAAAAAPTLSPKTQADDSPLLRSLSPILILPLGQASPAKFPEISLSNVHVPLEAIKPSKLCPVTAYDKDGVRVLLHFATDCPPGRPDVLVMVVSMLNTAPLPVRNIVLQAAVPKSMKVRLQPPSGTDLAPFNPIFPPAAITQVMLLANPLMETVRMRYKLTFTLGEQQCTETGEVDQFPPAEIWGAL, encoded by the exons ATGCTTTTTCTATGCTCTTCAAGTAACGTTACTGCAGGTCCCCTGGATCATATTTCTGAAGCTGAACTCATTTCTGCAGTGTTAAG CCCACAGATTGCTGTGAGATTGTTAGCCCATAAAATCCAGTCCCCACAAGAATGGGAGGCGATACAGGCTTTGATG GTTTTAGAGGCTTGCATGAAGAACTGCGGGAAAAGGTTCCACAATGAAGTTGGGAAATTTAGGTTTCTAAATGAACTCATCAAAGTGGTGTCACCTAAA TATCTAGGTGACAGAGTGTCGGAGGTGGTGAAGAAGAGAGTGGTAGATATGCTCTTCAGCTGGACACTCTCTTTACCCGATGAGGCTAAGATCAGTGAAGCTTATCAAATGCTGAAGAAACAAG GTATTGTCACAGTTGACCCTGAGCTTCCTCTGGATAAGACACTGATGCCGTCGCCCCCCTCCCGGCCCAAGAACCCTGTGTTTGAGAACGAGGAGAAGAGCAAG cgacTGGCTGAGCTTCTGAAGAGCAAAAAGCCTGAGGATCTACAGGAGGCCAACCGCCTCATCAAAAACATGGTCAAAGAG GATGAGGTGAGGCTGCAGAGAGCGTCGAAGCGCAGCGGCACCCTGGAGGAGGTCAacaacagtgttaaactgctcaACGAGATGCTCAGCCACTTCAGCAGGGACCAATCAACAGACGGAGACAAGGAGCTTATCAAA GAGCTTTACGGTGACTGTGACAAGTTGAGGGCGACTGTGTTCAAGCTGGCCACAGAGACGGAGGACAATGACAGCAGCTTAG GTGACATATTGCAGGCCAGCGATGACCTGTCCCGCGTCATCAACTCCTATAAGAGGATTGTGGAAGGACAGACTGTCAATGGAGAGATGGAGCCACTTGGACTGTCAACTACTACACAAT GTACCAAAGACAGCaaccagtctgagatcctgataGACCTGGCTGGTCTGGACCTCCAGATCCCCTCCCCACCAGAGCATCCTCCTTTAGCCCAGCACCCAGACTTCATCCCAGCCGACCTGCTGTACAGGTCTGCCCCCCTCCAGGATCTTCAGGCCTGCCCTGCCATGGAGGACCCCAGCCCCAGCAAACCCTCTGCTGCACTGTCTCTACTGGACAAGGAGCTCCTCTCTCTAG gACTAAATGACCCAGTTCCTGCAAAAGATGACTTGAATAATCTGTGGAAAACATTTTTGCAG GCTCCCAACCCAGTTTTGGACCTGTTTGGCAGCGCCCTCCCAGCTACTGTATTCTCTGCAGCTTCTACGACAGAGAATACAGAGCCTGTTTCTAAGACAGCCGCCCCTGTCAGTTACCCTCAATCCTCAGTGGCGGCCTCCTTCCCCTACCCCAGTGCGGTTGCCCAGGCAGTCTCTGCCTCCCTGAACCACAGTCTGCAGGACCTGGCCATGTTGGATTTGGGTAGCCCCAAGAG CATGCCTGGTGTGATCAACACTGGCGACCTGTTTGGGATGGGTGAGGCTATGGGTGCCACTGCCTCCCCGAGAATTGGGATCACTGCCTCCAGATCCAGCCCTCTCCCTCTGGGCATCCTaccggctgctgctgctgcagcccCTACCTTGTCCCCTAAGACCCAGGCTGATGACAGCCCCCTTCTCCGCTCCCTGTCCCCCATTCTGATTCTCCCGCTGGGGCAGGCCAGCCCAGCCAAGTTCCCTGAGATCTCCCTAAGTAATGTCCACGTCCCCCTAGAAGCCATCAAGCCAA GCAAGCTGTGTCCTGTGACGGCCTATGATAAAGACGGGGTCCGCGTTCTCCTGCACTTTGCCACCGACTGTCCGCCGGGCCGGCCGGACGTGCTGGTGATGGTGGTGTCCATGTTGAACACGGCACCTCTTCCTGTCAGGAACATAGTCCTACAGGCTGCTGTACCCAAG TCGATGAAGGTGAGACTACAACCGCCCTCGGGAACTGACCTGGCGCCCTTTAACCCCATCTTTCCCCCCGCCGCCATCACTCAAGTCATGCTGCTGGCCAACCCACTGATG GAGACGGTCCGGATGAGATACAAGCTGACGTTCACACTGGGAGAGCAGCAGTGCACAGAGACTGGGGAGGTGGACCAGTTCCCCCCAGCCGAGATATGGGGGGCTCTATAG